A genomic stretch from Desulfotignum balticum DSM 7044 includes:
- a CDS encoding DUF1850 domain-containing protein has protein sequence MTRPKIAAAVCLFGLVLILIAGALMMIPAGVALHVTPADADTPILVLPLAPGERFCLHYYHSVENTPIWEDHSMDRSGTIFIEEERYEKFGAGMGKMPGIGQMVQKGKYEAIVDMHYPVNTFVLRVGSPKVAHTLIWRGQQFNLSNQFAHQRVWLSGRPVKLYQAVSYLFSSGRAGSWPEST, from the coding sequence ATGACCAGGCCGAAAATTGCTGCCGCCGTCTGTCTGTTCGGCCTGGTTCTTATTTTGATTGCAGGGGCTCTGATGATGATTCCGGCGGGCGTGGCCCTGCATGTTACCCCGGCAGATGCAGATACCCCCATCCTGGTGCTGCCCCTGGCGCCCGGGGAACGGTTTTGTCTGCATTATTACCATTCCGTTGAAAATACCCCCATCTGGGAAGACCACAGCATGGACCGGTCCGGCACGATTTTCATTGAAGAAGAACGGTATGAAAAATTCGGGGCCGGCATGGGAAAAATGCCCGGGATAGGCCAAATGGTGCAGAAAGGAAAATATGAAGCCATTGTGGACATGCATTATCCTGTAAACACGTTTGTGTTGCGGGTGGGCAGTCCGAAGGTGGCCCATACCCTGATCTGGCGCGGGCAACAGTTCAATCTGTCCAATCAGTTTGCCCATCAGCGGGTGTGGCTTTCCGGCCGGCCCGTGAAACTGTACCAGGCCGTTTCATATCTTTTCAGCTCAGGACGGGCCGGGTCATGGCCTGAATCCACATAA
- a CDS encoding TAXI family TRAP transporter solute-binding subunit: MKKIPMLFVILSITLMFAGTVVAKTTFLGIGTGGTGGIYYPYGGGVAEIWSKHVDGVKAVAEVTGASVENIKLAHKGETVIGLVMGDVAMAAYNGTDAFKDKKQNVLSLATMYPNLLQVVALKKSGITNIEQVKGRNISTGSPGSGTNFMAEAVLKALDIPLDSYKDSRLSFTESANALRDGTIDVGIWCVGPGTSSILDLATTHEITILPFTPEQTQKILAAEATYAGVDLSGGVYRGVDENVPTIGVWNVIICQASLDTNLVYDLSKALFENNEYLKKIHPTAAYTVPENTVNYSPIPLHPGTIKFLEEKGFSIPEKLTP, translated from the coding sequence ATGAAGAAAATACCGATGTTATTTGTCATTTTATCCATCACCCTGATGTTTGCCGGAACGGTTGTGGCCAAAACCACGTTTCTGGGAATCGGCACCGGCGGCACCGGCGGCATTTATTACCCTTATGGGGGCGGCGTGGCTGAAATCTGGTCCAAACATGTAGACGGGGTCAAAGCCGTGGCGGAAGTCACGGGCGCCAGTGTTGAAAACATCAAACTGGCCCACAAAGGAGAGACCGTTATCGGTCTGGTCATGGGGGATGTGGCCATGGCCGCTTATAACGGCACGGATGCGTTCAAAGACAAGAAACAGAACGTGCTCTCTCTGGCTACCATGTATCCCAACCTGCTCCAGGTGGTGGCATTGAAAAAAAGCGGGATCACCAACATCGAACAGGTCAAGGGCAGAAACATCAGCACGGGCAGCCCGGGCAGCGGCACCAATTTCATGGCTGAAGCCGTGCTCAAAGCTTTGGATATCCCCCTGGACTCCTACAAAGACAGCCGGCTGTCGTTCACCGAAAGCGCCAATGCCCTCAGAGACGGCACCATTGATGTGGGGATCTGGTGTGTGGGACCGGGCACCAGCTCCATTCTGGATCTGGCCACCACCCATGAGATCACCATTCTGCCGTTTACACCGGAACAGACCCAAAAAATCCTGGCGGCCGAGGCCACTTATGCCGGGGTGGATCTTTCCGGCGGTGTCTACCGGGGCGTGGATGAAAATGTACCCACCATCGGGGTGTGGAATGTGATTATCTGCCAGGCATCCCTGGACACGAATCTCGTATATGATTTGAGCAAAGCGCTGTTTGAAAACAATGAATATCTGAAAAAAATTCATCCCACGGCCGCGTATACCGTTCCTGAAAACACGGTCAATTATTCTCCCATCCCGCTGCATCCGGGCACCATCAAATTTCTGGAGGAAAAAGGGTTTTCCATTCCTGAAAAACTGACACCCTGA
- a CDS encoding acyl-CoA dehydratase activase, protein MKQNNTYLAGLDIGSTTAKLVLVDGAGQSVFSRYQRHYARIMDTVSVFLNEVLEDLGNCRIQLAVTGSAGMGMSREMDLPFVQEVIATHEVVRHLYPKVRTVVDIGGEDSKMIFLSSDRPPDIRMNGSCAGGTGAFIDQLAALLNCSPGDLNALARQHIQVYPIASRCGVFAKTDVQNLLSRNVPVPDIAASVFHAVAIQCLNTLARGYDIRSKLLLCGGVFTFLPELVKAFLNVLDLPVSDTVVPDTPALLPAIGAAMFSRQQDTGFFVSDLLKAMAINQARSHTQNNRLAPLFSRKTDRENWEQNRRQIQIPRMALSEYPSSECFVGVDSGSTTTKIIALGTNNQVLFSWYRNNDGNPIQAVVRGLAALRDEIMAHRPGLVITGTAVTGYGEDLIRTAFGMDMGLVETIAHFEAARHMDPEVSFILDIGGQDMKAIFIRNGAICRIELNEACSSGCGSFIETFAGSLGYRVNAFADLAMEAESPCDLGTRCTVFMNSRVKQALRENAKVADISAGLSFAVVKNCLFKVLKLIDTKQMGTHIVLQGGAGKNPSIVRALEILAEVRVTHSDMPEMMGAFGAALAARNWVEKKKDRFTQPFSAIQHLETIADFTTRQIVCHGCENACAVTRFIFSNGRSFYSGNRCEKIFGSKGRDLSEKGFDFADFKYRLLFDRNLSPHTRPKWTVGIPRCLNFYENFAFWHAFFIHCGINVVLSGPSTMAMSDTAKGSIMSDNICFPAKLANAHVLDLVHKGVDRIFYPLVMYEYDEFQKVVNTFNCPIVSSYTDVIDSSLDLNSRKGIPLDKPVITFKDETLLTRACVAYLRPLGIAGSRIRAAVKKGLAAHQTYKNTIREKGVMMVRQAKQNRRLLVVLCGRPYHIDPLINQKIPRILTDFGVDFITEDAVPDTGNAAFDTLQVLTQWAYPNRLYHAASWVARQPDHIQMIQLNSFGCGPDAVAIEENRQILETGGKNQTLVKVDDISSTGSVRLRIRSMVASLKRQNSPHRPGQEVRRTTPHFEKKDRKRRIIAPFFADNYSAYLPPVFETAGYRLEILPPPDRVSVETGLRYAGNDICYPAVLVTGDIIKALKTGRYDPETIAVGITQTGGQCRASSYLSLIRKAMVAAGFEQIPVISVTSAQGLTHQPGFDINWLKLLKLLFVTTMYADCIAKMYYTTAVREVQAGTSRRLRQKYIAAAHPCILTRDYDRFFSLLDAAVSEFNRVEIDDQVAGKIGIVGEIYIKYNAFGNQFLTEFLMENRVEPVIPPILDYFIQDFVNYRENIRAHIRHRKFTDILGQFIETFLNTFHKKINHRFSAFRFYTPFHDIRKVADKAGKILSLVNQFGEGWLIPGEIACLAEDGVTHVVSVQPFGCIANHIVSKGVEKRIKALYPDMNLLYLDFDAGTSEVNVRNRLHFMVESVKARFEDQHHRSVLT, encoded by the coding sequence ATGAAACAGAACAATACATATCTGGCCGGTCTGGATATCGGTTCCACCACAGCCAAGCTGGTTCTGGTGGATGGTGCCGGTCAATCGGTTTTTTCACGGTATCAGCGGCATTATGCCCGGATCATGGATACGGTGTCTGTTTTTTTAAATGAGGTTCTGGAAGATCTGGGCAACTGCCGGATTCAGCTGGCTGTGACCGGATCCGCGGGCATGGGGATGTCCCGGGAAATGGATCTGCCGTTTGTTCAGGAGGTGATCGCCACCCATGAAGTGGTCCGGCATTTATATCCAAAGGTCCGGACGGTCGTGGATATCGGCGGAGAAGACTCCAAAATGATCTTTCTGTCTTCGGACAGACCCCCGGATATCCGCATGAACGGCAGCTGCGCAGGGGGCACGGGTGCATTCATCGATCAGCTGGCAGCCCTGCTGAACTGCTCTCCGGGTGATCTCAATGCACTGGCAAGACAGCATATTCAGGTGTATCCCATTGCATCCCGGTGCGGCGTGTTTGCCAAAACCGATGTGCAGAATCTGTTGAGCCGCAACGTGCCCGTGCCGGATATTGCGGCTTCTGTGTTTCATGCCGTGGCCATCCAATGTTTGAACACCCTGGCCAGAGGATATGATATCCGCTCCAAACTCCTGCTGTGCGGGGGCGTGTTCACATTTCTGCCGGAACTGGTCAAGGCGTTTCTGAACGTCCTGGACCTGCCGGTTTCCGACACAGTGGTTCCTGACACACCGGCCCTGCTGCCGGCAATCGGGGCGGCCATGTTCAGCCGGCAGCAGGATACCGGTTTTTTTGTGTCGGATCTGCTTAAAGCCATGGCGATCAACCAGGCCCGGTCTCATACACAAAATAACCGTCTGGCCCCGCTGTTTTCCAGGAAAACCGACCGGGAAAACTGGGAACAAAACCGGCGCCAGATCCAGATTCCCCGGATGGCATTATCTGAGTATCCGTCGTCTGAATGCTTTGTGGGCGTGGATTCCGGATCCACTACCACAAAGATCATTGCTTTGGGAACAAACAATCAGGTATTGTTCTCCTGGTACAGAAACAATGACGGCAATCCCATCCAGGCCGTGGTCCGGGGCTTGGCAGCCCTGCGCGATGAAATCATGGCGCACCGACCCGGCCTTGTCATCACCGGCACCGCTGTGACCGGGTATGGGGAAGACCTGATCCGCACGGCATTCGGCATGGATATGGGACTGGTGGAAACCATTGCCCATTTTGAAGCAGCAAGGCATATGGACCCGGAGGTGTCATTTATTCTGGACATCGGGGGCCAGGACATGAAAGCCATTTTCATCCGGAATGGCGCCATCTGCCGCATCGAGCTCAATGAGGCCTGTTCCTCCGGATGCGGGTCTTTCATTGAAACATTTGCCGGTTCTCTGGGGTATCGGGTGAACGCGTTCGCCGACCTGGCCATGGAAGCGGAATCTCCCTGTGATCTGGGCACCCGGTGCACGGTGTTCATGAACTCCCGGGTCAAACAGGCGTTGCGGGAAAATGCAAAAGTGGCGGACATCAGTGCCGGCCTGTCGTTTGCCGTGGTGAAAAACTGCCTGTTCAAAGTGCTCAAGCTCATCGACACCAAACAGATGGGGACCCATATCGTGCTACAGGGTGGGGCCGGTAAAAATCCGTCCATTGTCCGGGCCCTGGAAATTCTGGCGGAAGTGCGTGTCACCCATTCAGACATGCCGGAAATGATGGGGGCCTTTGGTGCGGCCCTGGCTGCCCGCAATTGGGTCGAAAAAAAGAAAGACCGTTTCACCCAACCGTTTTCAGCCATTCAACACCTGGAAACCATCGCGGATTTCACCACCCGGCAGATTGTGTGCCACGGGTGTGAAAACGCGTGTGCCGTCACCCGGTTTATTTTTTCCAACGGCCGGTCCTTTTATTCGGGCAACCGGTGTGAAAAAATATTCGGGTCCAAAGGCCGGGACCTTTCTGAAAAAGGGTTTGACTTTGCCGATTTCAAATACCGGCTTCTGTTTGACCGGAACCTGTCCCCCCATACCCGTCCGAAATGGACCGTGGGAATTCCCAGGTGTTTGAATTTTTACGAAAACTTTGCGTTCTGGCATGCGTTTTTCATCCATTGCGGCATTAATGTAGTTTTGTCGGGCCCTTCCACCATGGCCATGAGCGATACGGCCAAAGGCAGTATCATGTCCGATAATATCTGTTTTCCCGCCAAACTGGCCAATGCCCATGTCCTGGACCTGGTGCACAAAGGTGTGGACCGCATTTTCTATCCTTTGGTCATGTATGAATATGATGAGTTCCAGAAAGTGGTCAACACGTTTAACTGTCCCATTGTCAGCAGTTATACGGATGTAATCGACAGCAGTCTGGATTTGAATTCCAGAAAAGGGATTCCTTTGGACAAGCCCGTGATCACGTTCAAAGATGAGACCTTGCTGACCCGGGCCTGCGTGGCCTATCTGCGGCCCCTGGGGATTGCCGGATCACGCATTAGGGCTGCGGTCAAAAAAGGACTGGCCGCCCATCAGACGTACAAAAACACGATCCGGGAAAAAGGGGTCATGATGGTACGTCAGGCAAAACAGAACCGGCGCCTTCTGGTAGTGCTCTGCGGGCGGCCGTATCACATCGATCCGTTGATCAACCAGAAAATTCCCCGGATTCTGACCGATTTCGGCGTGGATTTCATCACGGAAGATGCCGTGCCCGACACCGGGAATGCCGCGTTTGACACGCTCCAGGTCCTGACCCAGTGGGCCTATCCCAACCGGTTGTACCATGCGGCATCCTGGGTGGCCCGGCAGCCGGACCATATCCAGATGATTCAGCTCAATTCATTCGGGTGCGGGCCTGATGCCGTGGCCATTGAAGAAAACCGGCAGATTCTGGAGACCGGAGGGAAAAACCAGACCCTGGTGAAAGTGGACGATATTTCCAGCACCGGATCGGTGCGGTTGCGTATCCGTTCCATGGTGGCATCGTTAAAACGGCAGAACAGCCCCCACCGGCCCGGTCAGGAAGTGCGCAGGACCACCCCGCATTTTGAGAAAAAAGACCGGAAACGGCGGATCATTGCCCCGTTTTTTGCCGACAATTATTCCGCATACCTGCCCCCGGTATTTGAGACCGCCGGATACCGGCTCGAAATCCTGCCTCCGCCGGACCGGGTGTCTGTGGAAACCGGGCTCAGGTATGCCGGCAATGATATCTGTTATCCGGCCGTGCTGGTGACCGGGGATATCATCAAAGCCCTGAAAACCGGGCGGTATGATCCTGAAACGATTGCCGTGGGCATCACCCAGACCGGCGGACAGTGCCGGGCATCCAGCTACCTGTCTTTGATCCGGAAAGCCATGGTGGCGGCGGGATTTGAGCAGATTCCCGTTATTTCAGTGACCAGTGCCCAGGGACTGACCCATCAGCCCGGGTTTGACATCAACTGGCTCAAGCTGCTCAAATTGCTGTTTGTCACCACCATGTATGCGGACTGCATTGCCAAGATGTATTATACCACGGCGGTGAGAGAGGTTCAGGCGGGCACCAGCCGCCGACTGCGGCAAAAATATATTGCGGCAGCCCACCCCTGCATTCTGACCCGGGATTATGACCGGTTTTTTTCGCTGCTGGATGCGGCCGTATCGGAGTTCAACCGGGTGGAGATTGATGACCAGGTCGCAGGTAAGATCGGAATTGTGGGAGAGATCTATATTAAATACAATGCATTCGGCAATCAGTTTCTGACCGAGTTTCTCATGGAAAACCGGGTGGAACCGGTCATCCCGCCGATTCTGGACTATTTTATCCAGGATTTTGTCAATTACCGGGAAAATATCCGGGCCCATATCCGGCACCGGAAATTCACTGATATTTTAGGGCAGTTCATTGAAACGTTTTTGAACACCTTCCATAAAAAAATCAATCACCGGTTTTCAGCGTTCCGGTTTTATACCCCGTTTCATGACATCCGCAAGGTGGCGGACAAAGCCGGAAAGATTCTGTCTCTGGTGAACCAGTTCGGTGAAGGGTGGCTCATCCCCGGTGAGATCGCCTGCCTGGCCGAAGACGGGGTGACCCATGTGGTCAGTGTCCAGCCCTTTGGCTGCATTGCCAACCACATTGTGTCCAAAGGCGTGGAAAAGCGCATCAAGGCCCTGTATCCGGACATGAACCTGCTGTACCTGGATTTTGATGCCGGCACCTCGGAAGTCAATGTCAGAAACCGGCTGCATTTCATGGTGGAGTCGGTGAAAGCCCGGTTTGAAGACCAGCATCACCGGTCAGTTCTGACGTAA
- a CDS encoding CoA transferase subunit A, translating to MNNDLNKIMPLAQAVARFVKTGSHISIGGFTLNRNPMAAVYEIIRQKIKELHLYAHSNGTGLDELIGAGCVSRLEIAYGGNGKAAPTCIRFARAVQNNEILFEDYSNYMMSLRFMAGAMGVPFLPTLSGLGSDMLTTWGFSESMRRSDPKIVDSKLAVVDNPFGNWGGAKKVVAVPAINPDVTIIHVQKADAMGTCRIQGLTFADVEQVKASRHVIVTCEQLVEKPVLREHPDMNQIPFIHVTAVCHVPFGGYPTAVYGHYDYDAQYLKRFAKAARDEAAFKAYQDRFIFGVKDHEQFLEKVGKDRLAAIAADPKTGYSVNMKRD from the coding sequence ATGAACAATGACCTGAACAAGATCATGCCGCTGGCCCAGGCCGTGGCCCGGTTTGTGAAAACCGGATCACACATCTCCATCGGCGGATTTACCTTGAACCGCAACCCCATGGCGGCGGTGTATGAAATTATCCGCCAGAAAATCAAGGAGTTGCATTTATATGCCCATTCCAACGGCACGGGCCTGGATGAACTTATCGGGGCCGGGTGTGTCTCCAGGCTGGAGATCGCTTATGGGGGAAACGGCAAGGCCGCCCCCACCTGTATCCGGTTTGCCAGAGCCGTCCAGAACAATGAGATCCTGTTTGAAGACTATTCCAATTATATGATGAGCCTGCGGTTCATGGCCGGGGCCATGGGCGTGCCTTTTTTGCCTACGTTGTCCGGCCTGGGATCTGACATGCTGACCACCTGGGGGTTTTCAGAATCCATGCGCAGGTCCGACCCCAAAATTGTGGACAGCAAACTGGCAGTGGTGGACAATCCGTTCGGGAACTGGGGGGGCGCTAAAAAAGTGGTGGCTGTGCCCGCCATCAACCCGGATGTCACCATCATCCATGTGCAAAAGGCCGATGCCATGGGCACCTGCCGCATTCAGGGGCTGACCTTTGCCGATGTGGAACAGGTCAAGGCATCCCGGCATGTGATCGTGACCTGTGAACAACTGGTGGAAAAACCGGTGCTCAGAGAACATCCGGACATGAACCAGATTCCTTTCATCCATGTGACCGCCGTGTGCCATGTGCCGTTCGGCGGCTATCCCACGGCCGTTTACGGCCATTATGACTATGATGCGCAATATCTGAAGCGGTTTGCAAAGGCCGCCAGAGACGAGGCGGCATTCAAGGCGTATCAGGACCGGTTTATTTTCGGGGTGAAAGACCATGAGCAGTTTCTGGAAAAAGTGGGCAAAGACCGGCTCGCCGCCATTGCGGCTGATCCGAAAACCGGTTACAGCGTGAATATGAAAAGGGATTGA
- a CDS encoding TRAP transporter permease encodes MTDLDIPEKQVTPDETFTSAGQNPTLVTFTARVVMAIAVGLSLYQLYTAGVVALTALVQRSIHLGAILTLVFLTRSVFAGMKKNKLSVWVVLDWMLAGLSIYCTYYICGNLSEIFDRQGDWLFQDRVVSIVGVLLVLEACRRVIGVFMTGICALSIVYAMFGPYMPELIIHKGYSIERIATTLWLTTEGIFGLPIGVAATFVFVFVLFGAILETTGGGAFFIDMAYALTGRFSGGPAKASVVASGFMGSVSGSAVGNVAATGSFTIPMMKKVGYRPHMAGAIEAAASTGGQLMPPIMGAGAFLMAEFTNTSYLTIIKVALVPAVMYYLTVLVFVHYEAKKFGLKGQPKETLPKITKVIKNGLHFIIPVVILIYVLVSNYSPMMAGFIAVVSTLGISILVNFIRWVITRENRMRLSGFAAKEGGLLVKALENGARNAVMVSVACAAAGIIVGMVSLTGMGLKFSSLVMELSFGIKTLAILLIAVASLVLGMGLPVTASYIVLATLAGPALMDMGVPVLVAHMIVFWYSQDSNVTPPVSLASFAGAAIAKASPMRTAFASWKLAKGLYIIPLVMAYRPLLGMGDNYELLHWEVILTMITTTLGLVAFASALERFCIRAATGLETGLFWLAAAGLLWTSYWTEAAGFILLLIALALQKWSFGRQKAGSSSVIP; translated from the coding sequence ATGACTGACCTTGATATACCTGAAAAACAAGTAACTCCAGATGAAACATTCACCTCAGCAGGTCAAAACCCCACCCTGGTGACATTCACTGCCCGGGTGGTGATGGCGATTGCCGTGGGTTTGAGCCTGTATCAGCTGTATACCGCAGGCGTGGTGGCCCTGACCGCTTTGGTTCAGCGATCCATCCATCTGGGAGCCATCCTCACCCTGGTGTTTCTGACCCGATCTGTGTTTGCCGGTATGAAAAAAAACAAGCTGTCGGTCTGGGTGGTGCTGGACTGGATGCTGGCAGGACTGTCCATCTATTGTACGTATTATATCTGCGGCAATCTGTCGGAGATCTTTGACCGGCAGGGGGACTGGCTGTTTCAGGACCGGGTGGTGAGCATTGTGGGGGTGCTGCTGGTGCTGGAAGCCTGCCGCCGGGTCATCGGGGTCTTCATGACCGGCATCTGTGCTTTGAGCATTGTTTATGCCATGTTTGGGCCCTACATGCCCGAGTTGATTATCCACAAGGGATACAGCATCGAACGGATCGCCACCACCCTGTGGCTGACCACGGAAGGGATCTTCGGCCTGCCCATCGGGGTGGCCGCTACCTTTGTGTTTGTGTTCGTGTTGTTTGGCGCGATTCTGGAAACCACGGGCGGTGGCGCGTTTTTCATTGACATGGCCTATGCCCTGACCGGCCGGTTTTCCGGCGGCCCTGCCAAAGCCTCCGTGGTGGCTTCCGGATTCATGGGATCCGTGTCCGGATCCGCCGTGGGCAATGTGGCGGCCACCGGGTCATTTACCATCCCCATGATGAAAAAAGTGGGGTACCGGCCCCACATGGCCGGGGCCATCGAGGCGGCCGCCTCCACGGGCGGACAGCTCATGCCGCCCATCATGGGGGCCGGCGCGTTTCTCATGGCCGAGTTCACCAACACCAGCTACCTGACCATTATCAAGGTGGCCCTGGTACCGGCGGTCATGTATTATCTCACCGTGCTGGTGTTTGTCCATTACGAAGCCAAAAAATTCGGCCTGAAGGGTCAGCCTAAGGAGACCCTGCCCAAAATTACCAAAGTGATCAAAAACGGGCTTCATTTCATCATCCCGGTGGTGATTCTGATCTATGTGCTGGTGTCCAATTATTCGCCCATGATGGCCGGGTTCATTGCCGTAGTCAGTACCCTGGGCATCAGTATTCTGGTGAATTTCATCCGGTGGGTCATCACCAGGGAAAACCGCATGCGCCTGTCAGGGTTTGCGGCCAAAGAGGGGGGATTGCTGGTCAAAGCCCTGGAAAACGGGGCCAGGAATGCGGTCATGGTGTCCGTGGCCTGCGCCGCCGCCGGTATTATTGTGGGCATGGTCAGCCTGACGGGCATGGGACTGAAATTTTCCAGCCTGGTGATGGAATTGAGTTTCGGCATCAAGACCCTGGCCATTCTGCTCATTGCCGTTGCCTCGCTGGTACTGGGCATGGGGCTGCCCGTCACGGCCAGTTATATTGTTCTGGCCACCCTGGCCGGACCGGCCCTCATGGACATGGGCGTGCCCGTGCTGGTGGCCCACATGATCGTGTTCTGGTATTCCCAGGACTCCAACGTCACTCCGCCGGTGAGCCTGGCCAGTTTTGCCGGGGCAGCCATTGCAAAGGCCAGTCCCATGCGCACGGCATTTGCTTCCTGGAAACTGGCAAAAGGGCTTTACATTATCCCCCTGGTTATGGCATACAGGCCTCTTTTAGGGATGGGAGACAATTATGAACTGCTGCACTGGGAAGTGATCCTCACCATGATCACCACCACTCTGGGTCTGGTGGCTTTTGCCTCGGCCCTGGAACGGTTCTGCATCCGGGCGGCCACCGGTCTGGAAACCGGGCTGTTCTGGCTGGCGGCGGCCGGGCTGCTGTGGACCTCCTACTGGACGGAAGCGGCGGGGTTTATCTTGCTGCTGATCGCCCTGGCCCTGCAGAAATGGTCTTTCGGCCGCCAGAAAGCCGGATCATCCTCTGTGATCCCTTGA
- a CDS encoding CoA-transferase subunit beta: protein MDTSYTPKEIMTIMAAREIKNGDIVFSGTGISMLAAMAAKKINAPDSVIFFETGAMDSLLEEIPFAVADPRIMYWAAANSSLTDAFATMQNRITGDRVIAILGAAQIDMYGNLNTTCIGDYFSPDIRFSGSGGGCDVASFVPRCIAFMQHETRKFVKHLDYLTSPGQLTGNGAREKAGLRPGGVSVVVTNLGVMRFDTDTGQMYLDQYYPGTTPGMILENTGFDMDVSRAAPADPPTPAELKILRENCDPQRLILGPA, encoded by the coding sequence ATGGACACCTCTTATACCCCCAAAGAAATCATGACCATCATGGCGGCAAGGGAGATTAAAAACGGGGACATTGTTTTTTCCGGCACGGGCATCTCCATGCTTGCGGCCATGGCCGCCAAAAAAATCAATGCCCCGGACAGTGTGATTTTTTTTGAAACCGGTGCCATGGATTCCCTGCTCGAAGAGATTCCCTTTGCCGTGGCCGATCCCCGGATCATGTACTGGGCCGCAGCCAACTCCAGCCTGACCGATGCCTTTGCCACCATGCAGAACCGCATCACCGGGGACCGGGTGATCGCGATTTTAGGCGCGGCCCAGATCGATATGTACGGCAATCTGAATACCACCTGCATCGGGGATTATTTTTCTCCGGATATCCGGTTTTCCGGCAGCGGCGGCGGGTGTGACGTGGCCAGTTTCGTGCCCCGGTGCATTGCATTCATGCAGCATGAAACACGAAAATTTGTCAAACACCTGGATTATCTCACCAGTCCGGGGCAGTTGACGGGCAACGGGGCCAGAGAAAAGGCAGGGCTTCGGCCCGGCGGGGTCAGCGTGGTGGTCACCAACTTAGGGGTGATGCGGTTTGACACGGACACGGGTCAAATGTACCTGGATCAATATTATCCCGGCACCACACCGGGAATGATTCTTGAAAATACCGGGTTTGACATGGATGTATCCCGGGCGGCCCCGGCCGATCCACCCACACCGGCCGAACTGAAAATTCTGCGGGAAAACTGTGATCCCCAGCGGCTGATTCTCGGCCCGGCCTGA
- a CDS encoding TRAP transporter large permease, producing MSPTLIGIIGIVFMLALFLTQMPVAFVMALVGYVGFSYVINIEAGLALLSLEVYETLASYDLSTIPLFILMGQLGFHSGISKRLYDAGYKFLGNIRGGLAMATVSACTAFGAVCGSSPATAATMATIGLPEMKRYNYDDELATGSVASGGSIGMIMPPSVVLIIYGILTQQSIGALFVAGIFPALLITLLFILCIYIRCTISPKQGPPGESFSWTEKLKSLLGLGETLAVFALVIIGIFVGLFTPTEAAAIGAFGVLLIALVRRQITWQGFVNSVLETLRTSCMVMMLIVGAVILSKFLAVTRIPFEIAGWVAGLDIPAVLVMSVILIIYLIGGCFIDALAFVTLTVPIFYPVVQQLGYDPVWFGVMIVMITQMGVITPPIGINVYVVYGVAQTVFRQTIPLQTIFKGVIPFLAALIVGVIILILFPQIILFLPNLLY from the coding sequence ATGAGCCCGACACTCATCGGTATTATCGGCATTGTTTTCATGCTGGCACTGTTTCTGACACAGATGCCCGTGGCATTTGTCATGGCCCTGGTGGGATATGTGGGATTCTCCTATGTCATCAATATCGAGGCCGGCCTGGCCCTGCTGTCTCTGGAAGTATATGAAACCCTGGCTTCCTATGACCTGTCCACCATTCCATTGTTCATTCTCATGGGCCAGCTGGGGTTTCATTCGGGTATCAGCAAACGGCTGTATGACGCCGGGTATAAATTCCTAGGCAATATCAGAGGCGGGCTGGCCATGGCCACGGTGTCCGCGTGCACGGCGTTCGGAGCCGTGTGCGGATCCAGCCCGGCCACTGCCGCCACCATGGCCACCATCGGGCTGCCGGAAATGAAGCGGTACAACTATGACGATGAACTGGCCACCGGTTCCGTGGCATCCGGCGGCAGCATCGGCATGATCATGCCCCCGTCCGTGGTACTCATCATTTACGGCATTTTAACCCAGCAGTCCATCGGGGCGTTGTTTGTGGCCGGCATTTTTCCGGCCCTGCTGATCACGCTGTTGTTCATTTTGTGCATTTATATCCGCTGCACCATTTCGCCGAAACAGGGTCCGCCCGGTGAATCTTTTTCATGGACGGAAAAGCTGAAATCCCTGCTGGGTCTGGGCGAAACCCTGGCGGTGTTTGCCCTGGTCATCATCGGAATTTTCGTAGGCTTGTTCACTCCGACGGAAGCAGCCGCCATCGGGGCTTTTGGTGTTTTGCTCATCGCTTTGGTCAGACGTCAGATCACCTGGCAGGGATTTGTGAACTCCGTTCTGGAGACCCTTCGCACCTCCTGCATGGTCATGATGCTGATCGTAGGCGCCGTGATCCTGAGCAAATTTCTGGCCGTGACAAGAATTCCCTTTGAAATCGCCGGATGGGTGGCCGGTCTGGACATTCCCGCCGTGCTGGTCATGAGCGTGATTCTGATCATCTATCTCATCGGCGGCTGTTTTATCGATGCCCTGGCCTTTGTCACCCTGACCGTACCCATTTTTTATCCCGTGGTCCAGCAGTTGGGGTATGATCCCGTCTGGTTCGGGGTCATGATTGTCATGATCACCCAGATGGGGGTGATCACCCCGCCCATCGGCATCAATGTGTACGTGGTTTATGGCGTGGCCCAGACCGTGTTCAGGCAGACCATCCCGTTGCAGACCATCTTCAAGGGCGTGATTCCTTTTCTGGCCGCGTTGATTGTGGGCGTCATCATTCTGATCCTGTTTCCACAGATCATTTTGTTTCTGCCCAACCTGCTGTATTGA